From Amphritea atlantica, a single genomic window includes:
- the pta gene encoding phosphate acetyltransferase, whose product MSQALLLAPTGVGAGLSTAVLGLFQAMNRQGIKVHFFKPIAQGNGNRTDITIAMLQGDCSSPIAEPVTIRDVEQLVSQDKGSQVLEQIVARYEQSLPADNEIVIIEGMVHTESQPYATRINQEIAKALDAQVVLVATPGNDTVEALQDHIDITARAYGGIKNKHLLGCILSKLGAPVNREGHMQPFLSTGNTVTHSLTEEVIREHATIFNNQFRLLGCIPWNRDLITPRVKDIADYLNASVINTGDIATRRVSRITICARTVANAVNELRPGSLVFTPGDRDDMIVAACMAAVNGVELSALVLTGGFTPSAAVLTLCAGACEAGLPILSIPLDSWQTAIAMTQLNQETRADDLPRIRDIKEATAAHIDHDWLATLVDDNYQRRLSPPAFRYQLIKRARLADKIIVLPEGNEPRTVKAAAICAERGIARCVLLGNTKEIVQVAKNQGVILNDNVTISDPQLIRKDYINRLVELRHHKGMTKIIAEEQLQDNVVLGTLMLEMGHVDGLVSGAEHTTANTIRPPMQLIKTAPGCNLVSSIFFMCLPEQVLIYGDCAINPDPNAEQLADIAIQSADSATAFGIPPRVAMISYSTGGSGQGADVEKVRQATAIARQKRPELLIDGPLQYDAAVMESVARSKAPGSTVAGQATVFIFPDLNTGNTTYKAVQRSADVISIGPMLQGMRKPVNDLSRGALVDDIVFTIALTAIQAGAVDNG is encoded by the coding sequence ATGTCTCAAGCATTACTGCTTGCCCCTACCGGTGTGGGTGCAGGTCTTTCTACCGCTGTGCTGGGCCTGTTTCAGGCAATGAACCGCCAGGGGATTAAAGTTCACTTCTTTAAACCGATCGCGCAGGGAAACGGCAATCGAACCGATATCACGATTGCCATGCTGCAGGGGGACTGCAGCTCCCCCATTGCCGAGCCGGTTACGATTCGCGATGTTGAGCAACTGGTCAGCCAGGATAAAGGCAGCCAGGTGCTGGAACAGATTGTGGCCCGTTATGAGCAGAGCCTGCCAGCCGATAATGAAATCGTAATTATCGAAGGGATGGTACATACCGAAAGCCAGCCCTATGCGACCCGTATCAATCAGGAGATTGCCAAAGCTCTGGATGCTCAGGTGGTGCTGGTTGCTACACCGGGCAATGACACTGTCGAAGCACTACAGGATCACATCGATATTACCGCCCGGGCTTATGGTGGTATCAAAAACAAACATCTGCTGGGCTGCATACTCAGCAAACTGGGCGCTCCGGTTAACCGTGAAGGACATATGCAGCCATTTCTGAGCACCGGTAACACCGTTACCCACAGTCTCACTGAGGAGGTCATCCGCGAACACGCGACAATTTTCAATAACCAGTTCCGCCTGCTTGGTTGCATTCCATGGAACCGGGACCTGATTACCCCCAGGGTTAAAGATATCGCGGATTACCTCAATGCTTCAGTTATCAATACCGGCGATATCGCCACCCGTCGGGTCAGCAGGATAACAATATGCGCCAGAACGGTGGCGAATGCCGTGAATGAACTGCGCCCGGGATCGCTGGTGTTCACCCCGGGAGACCGGGACGATATGATCGTTGCCGCCTGCATGGCGGCAGTGAATGGTGTAGAACTGTCGGCCCTGGTGCTGACCGGAGGGTTTACCCCCTCTGCCGCAGTACTGACGCTTTGTGCCGGGGCCTGTGAGGCTGGCCTGCCGATTCTCAGCATTCCTCTGGATAGCTGGCAAACGGCAATAGCCATGACGCAGCTGAATCAGGAAACCCGGGCGGATGACCTGCCGCGCATTCGTGATATTAAAGAAGCAACAGCGGCGCATATTGATCACGACTGGCTGGCAACCCTGGTGGATGACAACTACCAGCGACGCCTCTCACCGCCCGCATTCCGCTACCAGTTGATCAAACGCGCCCGTCTGGCGGACAAAATTATCGTTCTGCCTGAGGGTAATGAACCTCGCACAGTGAAAGCGGCGGCCATCTGCGCAGAACGAGGGATCGCCCGCTGCGTCCTGCTGGGCAATACTAAAGAGATCGTGCAGGTCGCCAAAAATCAGGGGGTGATACTCAACGACAATGTCACCATCAGCGATCCGCAGCTGATCCGTAAAGACTATATAAATCGCCTGGTGGAATTACGACACCATAAAGGGATGACGAAGATTATCGCCGAAGAGCAGTTGCAGGATAATGTCGTGCTGGGAACGCTGATGCTGGAGATGGGGCATGTGGACGGTCTGGTCAGCGGCGCAGAACACACCACCGCGAACACTATCCGACCGCCTATGCAGCTGATTAAAACCGCTCCCGGCTGTAATCTGGTCTCTTCGATCTTCTTTATGTGTCTTCCTGAACAGGTGCTGATCTATGGCGACTGCGCGATCAATCCTGATCCCAACGCGGAGCAACTGGCGGATATCGCCATCCAGTCGGCAGACTCAGCCACCGCGTTTGGCATCCCTCCGCGCGTGGCGATGATAAGCTACTCTACCGGTGGCTCGGGTCAGGGGGCAGATGTTGAAAAAGTCCGGCAAGCGACCGCTATCGCGCGACAAAAACGTCCGGAGCTTCTGATTGACGGTCCGCTGCAATATGATGCCGCAGTGATGGAAAGCGTCGCCCGGTCTAAAGCCCCTGGCAGCACAGTTGCCGGTCAGGCAACGGTCTTTATCTTTCCCGATCTAAACACCGGCAATACCACTTACAAAGCGGTACAAAGGAGTGCTGATGTCATCAGCATCGGGCCGATGTTACAGGGGATGCGAAAGCCGGTTAATGATCTTTCCAGAGGCGCACTGGTAGACGATATTGTGTTCACCATCGCGCTCACTGCGATCCAGGCGGGAGCGGTAGACAACGGATAG
- the dctP gene encoding TRAP transporter substrate-binding protein DctP codes for MKRRDLLKAAATGIAAAPLALSSTTAKAGDNVRLRMQTLYGTETDDLYKMFANDVKAVSNKSVRIQRFRGSELVPNDQMLDSVSKGTLDMCQGYAGYWAGQLDIAKIESGIPGAWTSYDEAIYLHQKQGLTALLEEAYAEKGVKYLGAIFGGPYDLLTTKPVNSLEDLKKMKIRATATVAGILEKFDIPTVYLPSQELYVALSTGAIDGVIYGGSLEYKALKLHESAKYYTYLNMINPGYADGMLINMKKWESLSEDQQKALELATAKHAVNMHAWNVNGCLDVNGEGIFEFSSLPEADSKALTVAAMDVWKEEAAKSPRNAKAIDAITATAKATGRV; via the coding sequence GTGAAGAGAAGAGACCTGCTTAAAGCTGCTGCAACCGGTATTGCTGCTGCACCCCTGGCCCTGTCATCCACAACTGCTAAGGCGGGCGATAATGTTCGCTTACGCATGCAGACTCTGTATGGAACAGAGACTGACGACCTTTATAAAATGTTCGCTAACGATGTTAAAGCGGTATCTAACAAAAGCGTACGTATTCAGCGTTTCCGCGGTTCAGAACTGGTGCCTAATGATCAGATGCTGGACTCCGTATCCAAAGGCACGCTGGATATGTGTCAGGGATATGCCGGTTACTGGGCTGGACAGCTGGATATTGCCAAAATTGAATCGGGTATTCCGGGCGCCTGGACCAGCTATGATGAAGCGATCTATCTGCATCAGAAGCAGGGGCTGACAGCACTGCTGGAAGAGGCTTATGCTGAGAAAGGCGTCAAGTATCTGGGCGCTATCTTCGGTGGACCATACGATCTGCTGACAACCAAGCCGGTTAACAGCCTGGAAGACCTGAAAAAGATGAAAATCCGTGCCACTGCAACGGTTGCCGGTATTCTGGAAAAATTTGATATTCCGACGGTCTATCTGCCGAGCCAGGAGCTGTATGTTGCTCTGTCCACCGGTGCGATTGATGGCGTGATCTACGGCGGATCGCTGGAGTATAAAGCGCTGAAGCTGCACGAGTCTGCTAAATATTACACCTACCTCAACATGATCAACCCAGGCTATGCCGACGGTATGCTGATCAACATGAAGAAATGGGAATCGCTGTCTGAAGATCAACAGAAAGCCCTGGAGCTGGCAACCGCTAAACACGCAGTCAATATGCATGCATGGAATGTAAATGGTTGTCTGGATGTCAACGGCGAAGGTATTTTCGAGTTTTCGTCTCTGCCTGAAGCGGATTCTAAAGCGCTCACCGTTGCTGCGATGGATGTATGGAAAGAGGAAGCTGCAAAGTCGCCACGCAATGCCAAAGCGATTGATGCGATCACAGCGACCGCCAAGGCGACTGGGAGAGTCTGA
- a CDS encoding TRAP transporter small permease subunit translates to MAILSQYLAFQDRVSEWVGRTFSWLCLAMIAGLCYEVTARYLFNSPTSWAHESTTMLYGTFCILAGVYTHKHHGHVRSEVIYNLFPERGRAVLDVITGLIGLVVFSVFFYITFNFAADSWAIREVSSKSTWGPVVYPFKSVLPLAVGLMILQSIAALIRSVMVVIGVQPEPQV, encoded by the coding sequence ATGGCAATACTTTCTCAATATCTTGCTTTTCAGGACAGGGTATCTGAGTGGGTGGGCCGGACCTTCAGCTGGTTGTGTCTGGCCATGATTGCAGGGCTTTGCTACGAGGTGACAGCGCGTTATCTGTTTAACAGCCCAACCTCGTGGGCACACGAATCGACCACCATGCTGTACGGTACTTTCTGCATTCTGGCAGGGGTTTATACCCATAAACACCATGGCCATGTGCGCAGTGAAGTGATTTACAACCTGTTCCCGGAACGGGGACGGGCAGTGCTGGACGTGATCACCGGGCTGATTGGCCTGGTGGTGTTTTCAGTGTTCTTTTACATAACCTTCAATTTCGCTGCAGACTCCTGGGCGATCAGAGAGGTTTCGTCTAAGAGTACCTGGGGCCCAGTCGTATATCCCTTTAAGTCTGTGCTCCCTCTGGCTGTGGGTCTGATGATTCTGCAGAGCATCGCTGCGTTGATTCGCAGTGTCATGGTCGTTATCGGGGTACAACCAGAACCGCAGGTCTGA
- a CDS encoding TRAP transporter large permease subunit translates to MFFSMLILLAMGAPLTWALLTVGTGSAYFLWGPAGLELLATSAFSAMDNFLLVALPMFIFMGLMLQRSGITDDLFDMINKLMGGIPGGLGMGTVVICAIIAAMAGVSGAATVSLGIIALPSMLSRGYDKKLVTGTIMAGGALGFLIPPSVLMIVYAFLARESVGKLFAAGMMPGLMLAGIYMLYIFLFSLKNPDKAPSIALSERLSAVDKLKALKALVLPGALITTVLGFIIGGVTSPSEASAVGAAGSLVCAALYRTLNVKMLKEVLMSTTQLMGMLLWITIAAVFFSKIYIGLGAGMLITELVEDSNLSPYLVIIAMLATYFILGMFLDDFAIVFITVPLFVPIVQELGFDTVWFAVLFIISMQTAYLTPPFGYNLFYMRSVAPPSITIYDLYKAVIPFIILQIIGLALVVIFPEIALWLPNLIFGS, encoded by the coding sequence ATGTTCTTCTCGATGCTGATCCTGCTGGCAATGGGGGCTCCGCTAACCTGGGCCCTGCTGACGGTTGGTACAGGTTCAGCATATTTTTTGTGGGGGCCTGCCGGACTTGAGTTGCTGGCAACCAGCGCTTTCTCGGCAATGGATAACTTCCTTCTGGTCGCCTTGCCGATGTTTATCTTCATGGGCCTGATGTTACAACGCTCCGGTATTACCGATGATCTGTTTGATATGATCAATAAGCTCATGGGAGGGATTCCCGGAGGCCTGGGCATGGGGACCGTGGTCATCTGTGCCATTATCGCGGCCATGGCGGGTGTCTCCGGTGCGGCAACCGTGAGCCTGGGTATTATTGCATTGCCATCGATGCTGAGCCGTGGTTACGATAAGAAACTGGTGACCGGAACGATAATGGCGGGTGGTGCGTTAGGCTTTCTGATCCCGCCCAGCGTATTGATGATCGTCTATGCGTTTCTTGCACGGGAGTCGGTGGGTAAGCTGTTCGCAGCAGGTATGATGCCCGGCCTGATGCTGGCCGGTATCTATATGCTGTATATCTTCCTGTTCTCATTGAAAAACCCGGATAAGGCTCCGTCAATCGCTCTGTCAGAGCGCTTAAGCGCAGTGGATAAACTGAAAGCGTTGAAAGCGCTGGTGCTTCCGGGAGCCCTGATTACAACGGTGCTGGGTTTCATCATTGGCGGGGTTACGTCCCCTTCAGAAGCGTCGGCTGTCGGTGCTGCCGGTTCTCTGGTCTGTGCTGCGCTCTATCGCACGCTCAATGTGAAAATGCTGAAAGAGGTGCTGATGAGCACCACTCAGCTGATGGGGATGTTGCTGTGGATCACGATCGCGGCGGTATTCTTCAGTAAGATCTATATCGGCCTGGGCGCCGGTATGCTGATTACTGAACTGGTTGAGGATTCTAACCTTTCGCCTTATCTGGTGATTATCGCGATGCTGGCAACTTACTTCATACTGGGGATGTTTCTGGATGATTTTGCGATTGTCTTCATCACCGTACCGTTGTTTGTGCCGATTGTGCAGGAGCTGGGGTTCGATACTGTGTGGTTCGCCGTGCTGTTTATTATCAGTATGCAAACCGCCTATCTGACACCACCCTTTGGCTATAATCTGTTTTATATGCGCTCGGTAGCGCCGCCGTCGATCACCATCTACGATCTGTATAAAGCGGTCATTCCGTTTATTATTCTGCAGATTATCGGTCTCGCGCTGGTGGTGATCTTTCCTGAAATTGCGCTTTGGTTACCGAATCTTATATTCGGGTCCTGA
- a CDS encoding IS110 family transposase, whose protein sequence is MSIKVLGIDLGKSSFHLIGRDSHDKQVCKKKLSRHQLITFIAQLPPCIIAFEACGGAHWLGRLCMSYGHDVRLIPPQYVKPFVKGNKNDFIDAQAITEAAGRPDMRFVAVKSVDAQSQVVVHRVREGFVAERTACMSRIGALLLEFGLSLPRGHSAMKKLFSWLSTQKVTLCPAIIGELQVMHDHYRYLNEQIAEQDIKIVRQVKQSSRCQLLKTVPGIGDMTASQLAAEVGNAHQFKSGREMAAWLGLVPRQYSTGGRSKLLGISKRGNKRLRCLLVHGARAILSRLDNYRGPMYDWLRKLRASKSFNTVCIALANKLSRIAYAVLSKNEPYQSQQV, encoded by the coding sequence ATGTCTATCAAAGTCCTTGGAATCGATTTAGGCAAGTCTTCTTTTCATTTAATTGGTCGTGATTCTCACGATAAGCAAGTCTGCAAAAAGAAACTCTCTCGTCATCAGCTCATTACTTTTATAGCACAACTACCGCCATGCATTATTGCGTTTGAAGCATGCGGTGGCGCGCACTGGTTAGGCCGTCTCTGCATGAGTTATGGTCACGACGTCCGATTAATCCCGCCTCAATATGTTAAACCTTTTGTTAAAGGTAATAAAAACGACTTCATTGATGCGCAAGCGATTACTGAGGCGGCAGGTCGTCCGGATATGCGGTTTGTCGCAGTGAAGTCAGTTGACGCACAAAGTCAGGTAGTCGTACATCGAGTACGTGAAGGCTTCGTAGCGGAGCGCACAGCTTGTATGTCACGTATTGGCGCGCTGTTATTGGAATTCGGTTTATCCCTTCCACGTGGTCACTCAGCGATGAAAAAGCTGTTTTCATGGCTAAGCACACAAAAAGTTACACTATGCCCAGCCATCATAGGTGAGCTTCAAGTGATGCATGATCACTACCGCTACTTAAATGAGCAAATAGCCGAACAAGATATAAAAATCGTTAGGCAGGTTAAGCAAAGCAGTCGTTGCCAGCTACTAAAAACCGTTCCTGGTATTGGTGATATGACTGCAAGCCAATTAGCAGCAGAAGTGGGCAATGCTCATCAGTTTAAAAGCGGTCGAGAAATGGCTGCTTGGTTAGGGTTGGTGCCGCGGCAATATTCGACAGGAGGGAGGTCGAAGTTATTAGGTATTAGTAAGCGTGGAAATAAACGCCTTAGATGCTTATTAGTGCACGGAGCCAGAGCGATCCTATCACGATTGGATAACTATCGGGGGCCGATGTATGACTGGCTAAGAAAGCTGAGAGCAAGTAAATCATTTAATACGGTCTGTATTGCTCTGGCAAACAAGCTGTCACGAATAGCGTATGCTGTTTTAAGCAAGAATGAGCCTTACCAGTCACAGCAGGTTTAA
- a CDS encoding LysR family transcriptional regulator → MKVEEIYRRDLNLLVALQVLVEERSVSRAAARLNLSQSAMSRVLGRLRSLLADPLFTRQGQNLVPTEKALSMNRALDEPIESLRQLLSPFDFDPRSCDQTFTIVTTDYAMQTILPFALPRIYQEAPNVAFEFLPLQDEHLKEQLTYGRADLAICRPISSIEPLQYETLGRVGVSCLLSKQHPLANKQMCLDDYLSFPHALIAISDGVKSLIEQALEGKPERRMVLRAYHLETAMAIVDTMPLIITVPADLAYLVSERYDLIVKPLPFHFTPFDYSMIWHPRCEHSPAQEWLRSVVKEECGKLIAKRVVEMGLDTEADAMAPPD, encoded by the coding sequence ATGAAAGTAGAAGAGATTTATCGTCGGGATTTAAATCTGTTAGTAGCGCTGCAGGTTCTGGTTGAGGAACGAAGTGTCAGTAGAGCTGCAGCTCGTTTAAACCTGAGCCAGTCAGCAATGAGTCGGGTTCTGGGGCGATTGCGCAGTTTGTTGGCTGACCCTTTATTTACACGCCAAGGGCAGAATCTGGTACCTACAGAGAAAGCTTTATCAATGAACAGGGCTTTAGATGAACCTATTGAGTCTCTGAGGCAGCTCTTATCTCCTTTTGATTTTGACCCCAGGTCTTGTGATCAAACATTCACGATTGTAACAACTGATTATGCAATGCAAACTATTTTACCCTTTGCTTTACCCCGCATATATCAGGAAGCACCTAATGTCGCGTTTGAGTTTTTACCACTACAAGATGAGCACTTGAAAGAGCAACTCACGTACGGCCGGGCTGACTTAGCTATTTGCCGCCCAATTTCCTCTATTGAACCATTACAGTATGAAACATTGGGTCGTGTAGGGGTGTCGTGCCTATTATCTAAGCAACATCCGTTAGCGAATAAACAGATGTGTCTGGATGATTATTTGAGTTTCCCTCATGCACTGATTGCCATTAGTGATGGGGTTAAATCTCTTATTGAACAGGCACTGGAAGGTAAGCCTGAACGGCGCATGGTTCTCAGGGCATATCATTTAGAAACTGCGATGGCGATTGTGGATACGATGCCATTAATTATCACTGTACCTGCCGATTTAGCCTACTTAGTTTCAGAGCGCTATGACCTGATCGTAAAACCGCTACCCTTTCATTTTACACCGTTTGATTATTCCATGATTTGGCACCCTCGCTGTGAACATTCACCCGCACAAGAATGGTTGAGAAGTGTTGTAAAAGAAGAGTGTGGCAAGCTAATCGCTAAACGTGTGGTAGAGATGGGACTGGATACAGAAGCTGATGCCATGGCTCCGCCTGATTAA
- a CDS encoding helix-turn-helix transcriptional regulator, translating to MSKFHRVAKQPLMLWHDAIAGIITHGVNDEAVDNLMDTLRRVVDADGSTLIVYPEGRQPYCPSRKRRKGEDPRIHIDQYLESAYLLDPFYRLATDGSAEGVYSLADVAPDGFKQSEFYRVYYRLVNFGDEICLIIPTENASIQVSISRQDNKPKFTAAQQGLIQRVFSTVKAILLKWWASSQTVQKDHFLDSHLECALSNFGSSVLTQRETQILQLILRGYAVKYIAEKLEISPETIKHHRKNIYAKLDINSQAEMFHLFIDSLRMVTPDSPPDPLSDYLKPPSSN from the coding sequence TTGTCGAAGTTTCACCGTGTCGCTAAACAGCCCCTTATGCTTTGGCATGATGCCATTGCAGGGATTATCACCCACGGGGTGAATGACGAAGCCGTTGATAATCTGATGGACACCCTGCGAAGGGTTGTTGATGCGGATGGCAGCACTCTGATTGTCTATCCAGAGGGCAGGCAGCCCTACTGCCCGTCACGTAAACGCCGTAAAGGTGAAGACCCGCGTATCCATATCGATCAGTATCTGGAGAGCGCTTATCTGCTGGATCCTTTCTACCGACTGGCGACCGATGGTTCTGCCGAAGGGGTTTACAGCCTTGCCGATGTCGCCCCGGATGGCTTTAAGCAGAGTGAGTTCTATCGGGTTTACTACCGGCTGGTCAATTTTGGTGATGAGATCTGCCTGATTATCCCCACTGAAAACGCCAGTATTCAGGTATCTATCAGCCGTCAGGACAACAAGCCAAAGTTTACCGCCGCCCAGCAAGGGCTTATACAACGGGTTTTTTCTACAGTAAAAGCGATTCTGCTTAAATGGTGGGCCAGCTCTCAGACAGTGCAGAAAGACCATTTTCTTGACTCCCATCTGGAATGTGCCCTGAGTAATTTCGGCAGTTCCGTACTGACCCAGAGAGAAACTCAGATTCTGCAGTTGATATTGCGGGGTTATGCGGTGAAATATATCGCTGAAAAACTCGAGATCAGCCCGGAAACCATCAAACATCATCGTAAGAACATCTACGCTAAACTGGATATCAACTCTCAGGCAGAGATGTTTCACCTCTTCATTGATTCACTGCGGATGGTGACACCGGATTCACCACCGGACCCGCTTTCCGACTATCTCAAACCCCCGTCATCGAACTGA